The segment ATGACTAGCGCACACGGACAACCGACTACAAGTACAGCTAGACCTTGATAAATCCATGTGTTCCAATCCGAGGCCAGCAACAATGGTGGTACAGTTGCAACAAGGAAAGCGATGATAATGATCAGAGGGGTATAGTATTTCGCAAACTTATCAACAAATGCCTGAGAAGGTGCCCTTTCCGCCTGTGCTTCCTCGACAAGATGTATGATTTTAGAAATAGTGGTGTCCTCTACCCGCTTCGTGACTTCAACTTCAAGTAACCCATCTTCATTAAAGGTTCCCGCAAACACCTCGTCTTCCACACCTTTGGCAACAGGAATGCTTTCACCGGTTATCGAAGCTTCACTGATTGATGCAGAGCCTTTCAAAATCTTTCCGTCCATGGCGATCTTTTGACCTGGCTTTACAAGCATCCTGTCGCCTATCCTGATATCCCTCACAGGTACTTGTTGTTCTTTTCCTTCTATTAATATAGTCGCTTGTTTAGGGGATACATTCATTAGTGAACGAATGGAGGCCCGCGCTTTTTCCATTGAATAGGATTCGAGTGCTTCACTTATGGCGAAGAGAATCACAACAGTGGCCCCTTCCCCCCATTCTCCGATGATGGCTGCTCCAATAATCGCGATCGTCATCAATGTCTTCATATCAAATTGCAGTCGTACCAAATTGTTTAAGCCGCTGATAAACAGCCGGTATCCCCCTACAACAATGGAAACGGCAAATAGGAGTGTTGTGGTGATATGCCCTTCTCCCTGTTGAAAGTAAGCAATCCAACCTGCTATCAAGAAAAGAAAGGATAGGAGAACCGTCGCATGTTTTTTATAAAATGGCACTGGCATTTCGACAGGGATCTCCTCCTGTTCAGGAGAAACCTTTATGTTATCGAAAGCTCCAGCCTTCTCAATATCACTTATACTTGCAGCACCAGAAACTGAAACTTTTGATGCACCGAAATTCACTTTTGCATCGGTCACTCCACTAATCTTTTTAACATTATTTTCGAATTTTTGGGCGCAATTGGCGCAAGTTAAACCTTGAATACGGTAAACATGGTCCTCTTGTTTATTTTCCACGATGCTTCACCTCTTTTTGATGGGTAAAGGCGATGTCAATCAATTGCCTGACGTGATCATCATCTAATGAATAATAGACAAGTTTACCTTCTTTTCTGAACTTCGCCAGTCCCAGGTCCCGCAATAGCCTTAAATGGTGGGAGGCTGTCGCAACAGTCGATTCGGTAATAGTGGCAACATCATGAACACAAAGCTCTACTGCAATATTAAGGGCCTGGGCTATCTTTAATCTGGTTGGGTCGGATAAGGCACGATATATTTTCGCAACGTCTTTCGTAATCAAATCATCTATCTGCTCTTTTACTTCATTTACTTTTATTTCATCTGCACAATCGTCCTGGCAATTTACTAAATTAGATTTTGTCGACATGGAAAGCTCTCCTTTACATTCAAACATTCATTTGAATATTAGTATATGCGATATAATAGGAAATAGTCAACACATAAAATCTAATTCAAAAAAGCAAATTGGCACATTTAAGCCAACCTGCTTTTCCTCTTCTTAACATGTATTATACAAGATAAAAAAAGAACCCTGAGATCGTGGACATGCTTATCACCGAAACTACAAAAGTTGCGACTAATTTCTTTTTGTAGATACTGTTCAATAATGCTACTTCTGGAAGGCTAGTCCCTGCAGAACTAATCAAAAATAAACATGTTCTATCTATTTACGTATGAAGAATCGCTGATAAACTCCCAAATAAAAAATGGCCGAGTATTATTTCACTCGACCATTTTTTTATTTTCCAGTCTCAGCAAACGTTTTAATGCGATCACCGATTTCGTCACGCACTCGTTGGAAGAACTTCCACTTCTCTTCTTCTGTTCCTTCTGCTTTAGCTGGATCATCGAATCCCCAATGTACTCTCTCTCTGTTCGGTGGTGTTGCAGGGCAAACATCTGCCGCATGTCCGCAAAGTGTTACGACCAGGTCTGCTTTTTTAAGGATATCTTGGTCGATGGTGTCAGAAGTTTGGTTGGTGATGTCTATGTCAACTTCGTTCATTGCTTTTACTGCATTTGGGTTTACACCGTGTGCTTCGATACCTGCAGAGTAAACATCCCACTCGTCACTAAGGTGTTTTTTTCCCCATCCTTCTGCCATTTGGCTGCGGCAAGAGTTACCTGTGCATAGGAAGTAGATTGTTTTTTTAGTCATGTTGAAAAACTCCTTTTGTTTAGTATTTTGCATATACTCCTGTTGACTTCCGTTCCGGGTGTTCGCTTATCCCTAAGGGCGCTGCTTGAGCATCCTCGCGCAGGTGTCTCACACCCTGCACTTCAATCAACAGGGAAACAACATTAATATTTTTAACCAATTATTAAAAGCCAGAAATATAGGCCGAGTAGCGTGATGAATAGGGTTGGGATGGTTAGGATGATACCTACTTTAAAGTAGTATCCCCAACTGATCTTTACACCTTTCAGGCTTAAGACATGTAGCCATAAAAGGGTTGCCAGGGAACCGATTGGCGTTATCTTTGGACCAAGGTCGGATCCGATGACATTTGCATAAAT is part of the Sutcliffiella sp. FSL R7-0096 genome and harbors:
- a CDS encoding heavy metal translocating P-type ATPase, with translation MENKQEDHVYRIQGLTCANCAQKFENNVKKISGVTDAKVNFGASKVSVSGAASISDIEKAGAFDNIKVSPEQEEIPVEMPVPFYKKHATVLLSFLFLIAGWIAYFQQGEGHITTTLLFAVSIVVGGYRLFISGLNNLVRLQFDMKTLMTIAIIGAAIIGEWGEGATVVILFAISEALESYSMEKARASIRSLMNVSPKQATILIEGKEQQVPVRDIRIGDRMLVKPGQKIAMDGKILKGSASISEASITGESIPVAKGVEDEVFAGTFNEDGLLEVEVTKRVEDTTISKIIHLVEEAQAERAPSQAFVDKFAKYYTPLIIIIAFLVATVPPLLLASDWNTWIYQGLAVLVVGCPCALVISTPIAIVTAIGNAARNGVLIKGGVFLEEVGRIKAIAFDKTGTLTRGAPEVTDVLAIHHTEEELLRIVATLEGGSTHPLASAILQKAEEIGVADTAHTMEDFESVAGKGIEATIEGVRYKAGSPNWFINEKHPKVEKLAERIHLLQNAGKTVIVVGTPNEILGILGIRDEIRGSSASSVKDLKEMGIRQLYMLTGDNDRTAEAIGHEVDIDQVKSSLLPEDKLRYIKELREEHGSMMMVGDGINDAPALAASSVGVAMGGAGTDTALETADVALMGDDLRKLPFTIRLSRKALTIIKQNIAFSLGLKVLALLLVIPGWLTLWIAIFADMGATLLVTLNSLRLLKIKDKGK
- a CDS encoding metalloregulator ArsR/SmtB family transcription factor; amino-acid sequence: MSTKSNLVNCQDDCADEIKVNEVKEQIDDLITKDVAKIYRALSDPTRLKIAQALNIAVELCVHDVATITESTVATASHHLRLLRDLGLAKFRKEGKLVYYSLDDDHVRQLIDIAFTHQKEVKHRGK
- the arsC gene encoding arsenate reductase (thioredoxin) — its product is MTKKTIYFLCTGNSCRSQMAEGWGKKHLSDEWDVYSAGIEAHGVNPNAVKAMNEVDIDITNQTSDTIDQDILKKADLVVTLCGHAADVCPATPPNRERVHWGFDDPAKAEGTEEEKWKFFQRVRDEIGDRIKTFAETGK